A genomic region of Oncorhynchus mykiss isolate Arlee chromosome 2, USDA_OmykA_1.1, whole genome shotgun sequence contains the following coding sequences:
- the LOC110535873 gene encoding GTP-binding protein 10, translating to MVWISRMCCRKYGNFVDNLRLYVRGGSGGMGLPRLGGQGGKGGDVWVVAQKEMTLKRVKDKYPQKRFIAGVGTNSSVRALRGQKGEDQEVLAPPGITVTNDDGMVLGKLNTEGDRVLVARGGQGGSYHSEFLPSKGQSRQIRLDLKLIADLGLVGFPNAGKSSLLTALSHAKPQIASYAFTTLRPEIGKVMYEDHKQISVADLPGLIEGAHMNRGMGHQFLKHVERTRQLLFVVDVCGFQLASKTPFRSAFEAVQLLIKELELYKEDLPCKPAVLVVNKMDLPDAEDKLSKLQEQLLNPHEFSHLLPDDMLPKNNMVFRHVVPISAATGFGIAHLKTCIRQSLDKDASMATDSLHRDKLQALRGAVPAKNTLTWGPTASV from the exons ATGGTTTGGATCAGTAGGATGTGTTGTCGGAAG TACGGTAACTTCGTGGACAACCTGCGTCTGTATGTGCGAGGGGGCAGTGGGGGGATGGGGCTGCCCCGTCTGGGGGGTCagggggggaaagggggagacgTGTGGGTGGTGGCTCAGAAGGAGATGACTCTGAAGAGGGTCAAGGATAAGTACCCCCAGAAACGCTTCATCGCTGGAGTAGGAACCAACAGCAG tgtccGTGCTCTGAGGGGGCagaaaggagaggaccaagaaGTCCTGGCTCCTCCTGGCATTACTGTCACCAATGATGATGGAATGGTCCTCG GTAAGCTGAACACTGAGGGAGATCGTGTGCTGGTGGCCAGAGGGGGTCAAGGAGGCTCCTACCACTCTGAGTTTCTGCCCAGTAAGGGCCAGAGCAGACAGATACGACTGGACCTCAAACTCATTGCTGACCTCGGCCTGGTGGG GTTCCCCAATGCGGGAAAATCCTCTCTACTGACCGCCCTGTCTCACGCCAAACCCCAGATTGCCAGCTATGCCT TCACCACTCTGAGACCAGAGATTGGCAAGGTCATGTATGAAGACCATAAACAG ATCTCAGTAGCAGACCTCCCAGGGCTGATAGAGGGGGCCCACATGAATAGAGGCATGGGCCACCAGTTCCTCAAACACGTGGAGAGGACCAGACAGCTGCTCTTTGTG GTGGACGTTTGTGGATTCCAGCTGGCAAGCAAAACGCCCTTTAGGTCTGCTTTTGAGGCTGTTCAACTTTTAATTAAA GAGTTGGAGCTGTATAAGGAGGATCTCCCGTGTAAGCCTGCTGTGTTGGTGGTCAATAAGATGGACCTGCCTGATGCAGAGGACAAACTCTCAAAGCTGCAGGAGCAACTCTTAAACCCACACG AGTTCTCCCACCTGTTACCCGACGATATGCTTCCTAAGAACAACATGGTCTTCAGACACGTGGTTCCTATCTCAGCTGCCACCGGTTTTGGCATCGCACACCTCAAGACCTGTATCCGCCAATCACTAGACAAGGATGCCTCTATGGCAACGGACTCCCTGCACCGTGATAAGCTACAGGCGCTGAGAGGGGCGGTCCCAGCCAAGAACACACTCACATGGGGCCCCACCGCCTCAGTTTGA